A portion of the Sulfurospirillum diekertiae genome contains these proteins:
- the ccoS gene encoding cbb3-type cytochrome oxidase assembly protein CcoS, with product MDGWIIAMMLGASTLLGAFGLWGLLWGIRSGQFDDHQKFLDGAQFDSEEALNDAVNMERKKAKVLKEKKEREVGYAPPD from the coding sequence ATGGATGGGTGGATTATTGCGATGATGTTGGGTGCTTCAACACTGCTGGGAGCATTTGGTTTATGGGGATTATTGTGGGGAATCCGTAGTGGGCAATTTGATGATCATCAAAAGTTTTTGGATGGTGCACAGTTTGACAGTGAAGAAGCACTGAATGATGCTGTCAATATGGAACGTAAAAAAGCAAAAGTCTTAAAAGAGAAGAAAGAAAGAGAGGTGGGATACGCCCCACCTGATTAA
- the rfaD gene encoding ADP-glyceromanno-heptose 6-epimerase — protein sequence MHYSETDFNQKNILITGGAGFIGSNLAFYFQENYPTCNVVVFDLFRSEATFSNGNLKSFGHFKNLIGFKGEVISGDINDDEALNKLSSYRFDYIFHEAAISDTTVLDQGIMVKTNVNAFKTILELAKVNHSVVVYASSAATYGDAASPQRVGHEQPQNVYGFSKLSMDHLAREFCAQNPTMSVIGLRYFNVYGPREYFKNTTASMVLQLGLQILSGKTPRLFYGSDKIVRDFIYIDDVVQANIKAAVSGKSGVYNVGTGNPRSFQDIADILQKELGTALGTAYFTNPYRAYQMHTEADISFTCKDLGYAPRVSLEEGIKAYVPEIQRIFKCEVNHG from the coding sequence ATGCATTACAGCGAAACAGATTTCAACCAAAAAAACATTTTAATTACAGGTGGAGCAGGATTTATCGGTAGTAATCTTGCTTTTTATTTTCAAGAAAATTATCCTACGTGCAACGTCGTTGTCTTTGATCTTTTTAGAAGTGAAGCTACCTTTTCCAATGGCAATCTCAAGAGTTTTGGGCACTTTAAAAATCTCATAGGATTCAAGGGTGAAGTCATTAGTGGCGACATCAATGATGATGAAGCGCTCAACAAACTCTCTTCGTATCGCTTTGATTATATTTTTCATGAAGCAGCCATTTCGGATACAACGGTTTTAGATCAGGGCATTATGGTAAAAACCAATGTCAATGCGTTTAAAACTATTTTAGAACTTGCCAAAGTGAACCATTCCGTTGTGGTTTATGCTTCCAGTGCGGCGACATATGGTGATGCCGCTTCACCACAGCGTGTAGGGCATGAGCAACCTCAAAATGTGTACGGGTTTAGTAAGCTTTCTATGGATCATTTAGCCCGTGAATTTTGTGCTCAAAACCCTACTATGAGCGTGATAGGGCTACGCTATTTCAACGTCTATGGTCCAAGAGAATACTTTAAAAACACAACAGCTTCGATGGTTTTGCAACTAGGACTACAAATTTTAAGTGGTAAAACACCCCGTCTTTTTTATGGCTCCGATAAAATTGTACGTGATTTTATTTACATTGACGATGTCGTTCAAGCCAATATCAAAGCAGCGGTTTCAGGTAAAAGCGGTGTGTACAATGTTGGAACGGGCAATCCACGAAGTTTTCAAGATATTGCCGACATCTTACAAAAAGAGCTTGGAACTGCTTTAGGCACAGCGTATTTTACTAACCCTTACCGTGCGTATCAGATGCACACGGAAGCGGATATCTCTTTTACATGTAAAGATTTGGGCTATGCGCCACGTGTGAGTTTAGAAGAGGGCATTAAAGCCTATGTGCCAGAGATTCAACGTATTTTTAAATGCGAAGTGAACCATGGATAG
- a CDS encoding heavy metal translocating P-type ATPase has translation MSKQRCDHCHLEYETSMLLPDTSFNPPKFFCCKGCQGVFHLLSDEGLSTFYTKMGETTLTPPKATLDDVNRFDLDGFVSKYVKKSKEGFSEIALIIEGIHCSACVWLNEKVLSRQEGIVEVSISYTNHKAKIVWDESLIKLSEIIETIRSIGYNAYPYDPKSGEERATAQRREYYSKLLVGIFATMNVMWIAIAQYAGYFTGMQSNIKNILNFAEFVLATPTLFYTGSVYFKGAYYGIKHRYITMDFLVATGATLTYIFSLYAMFSHNAEVYFDSVTMIVTFVFAGKYLEVLTKKKAVDTLDAFGSSMPTEVTLIKGDEKILTSVESVEIGEIIEVRAGDKVAIDGVITEGEGSFDLSRLNGESIPILAQKGDKILSGSICLDSVIHYQATNTFSSSMFSKLVCLLEDAMNKKPKIEKLANQISGYFSRTILLLAFSTLLFWFYQSGSFEKGLIIAISVIVIACPCALSLATPVATIVGIGLAAKKGILFKEAGFLESMAKCNTLVLDKTGTITKGKPEVVMYEYAYTFDRSLLYALVNSSNHPISQGVARFLKEDETTLHVKSLEQIKTVEAKGVRAIAEGYELLGGNAKMMEEAGIEVLLPKGFESLSHYFFAIDGKLMAIFGLKDALKEGAKESIEALKALGLEIVMLSGDHAKVTQEIAEEVGIKTYEAGLFPHEKAAYIETLRQKGQRVVMAGDGINDTLALSQSEIAIAMGNGADVAVDISDIVLTNDSMQSLYEAFVIAKASLRVVKENLFFSLLYNIVTIPLAMSGHVIPLFAALSMSLSSLVVVGNSMRIKNVLKRS, from the coding sequence ATGAGCAAACAACGTTGCGATCATTGTCACTTAGAATACGAAACCTCAATGTTACTGCCTGATACAAGTTTTAACCCTCCTAAATTTTTTTGTTGTAAAGGATGTCAAGGTGTTTTTCACCTTTTGAGCGATGAAGGACTGAGTACGTTTTATACTAAAATGGGAGAAACGACCCTCACACCTCCCAAAGCTACTTTAGACGATGTTAATCGTTTTGATTTGGATGGATTTGTTTCCAAATATGTGAAAAAAAGTAAAGAAGGATTTAGCGAAATCGCACTTATTATCGAAGGGATTCATTGTAGTGCGTGTGTATGGCTCAATGAAAAAGTGCTCTCTAGGCAAGAGGGGATTGTTGAAGTTTCCATTAGTTATACCAATCATAAAGCCAAAATTGTGTGGGATGAATCATTGATCAAACTTTCAGAGATTATTGAAACCATTCGCAGCATTGGGTATAACGCCTATCCGTATGATCCTAAAAGCGGAGAAGAGCGAGCGACGGCACAACGTAGAGAGTATTACTCCAAACTGCTTGTAGGTATTTTTGCGACGATGAATGTAATGTGGATCGCCATTGCGCAATATGCAGGCTATTTTACAGGCATGCAGAGCAATATCAAAAATATTCTCAATTTCGCCGAGTTTGTTCTCGCCACTCCAACGCTGTTTTACACCGGTTCGGTTTATTTTAAAGGGGCGTATTATGGCATCAAACATCGCTATATTACGATGGATTTTCTCGTCGCTACGGGAGCAACACTCACCTATATTTTTTCTCTCTACGCGATGTTTTCACATAATGCTGAGGTCTATTTTGACTCAGTAACGATGATCGTTACCTTTGTCTTTGCGGGTAAATATTTGGAAGTTTTAACCAAGAAAAAAGCGGTAGACACACTCGACGCTTTTGGAAGTTCGATGCCCACAGAAGTCACCTTGATCAAAGGCGATGAAAAGATTTTAACCAGCGTTGAGTCGGTTGAAATTGGCGAGATCATCGAAGTGCGTGCCGGTGATAAAGTGGCCATCGACGGTGTCATTACCGAAGGGGAAGGTTCGTTTGATCTTTCACGTTTAAATGGTGAATCCATTCCTATTTTAGCTCAAAAAGGCGATAAAATTCTGAGTGGCTCCATTTGCTTAGACAGCGTTATTCACTACCAAGCGACCAACACTTTTTCCTCTTCGATGTTCTCTAAGTTGGTCTGTTTGCTTGAAGATGCCATGAATAAAAAGCCCAAAATAGAAAAACTTGCCAATCAAATTTCGGGCTATTTTTCACGAACCATTTTGCTCTTAGCGTTTTCAACATTGCTGTTTTGGTTTTACCAGAGCGGTTCCTTTGAAAAGGGTTTGATTATTGCGATCTCTGTCATCGTCATTGCCTGCCCTTGTGCCTTAAGTCTTGCTACCCCTGTAGCAACGATTGTGGGGATTGGGCTTGCTGCGAAAAAAGGGATTTTGTTTAAAGAGGCAGGATTTTTAGAGAGCATGGCAAAATGTAATACGCTTGTTTTGGATAAAACAGGCACCATCACGAAAGGCAAACCCGAAGTTGTCATGTATGAGTATGCGTACACTTTTGATCGATCTTTGTTGTATGCCCTTGTCAATTCATCCAATCATCCTATCAGCCAAGGGGTTGCACGCTTTTTAAAAGAAGATGAAACCACTTTACATGTAAAGAGTTTAGAGCAGATAAAAACGGTAGAGGCAAAAGGAGTCAGAGCCATTGCTGAGGGCTATGAGCTTCTTGGGGGCAATGCCAAAATGATGGAAGAGGCAGGCATCGAAGTGCTTTTGCCGAAAGGATTTGAATCACTCAGTCACTATTTCTTTGCGATTGATGGCAAACTTATGGCGATATTTGGGCTTAAAGATGCGCTCAAAGAGGGTGCTAAAGAGAGCATTGAGGCACTTAAAGCTTTGGGGTTAGAAATTGTCATGCTCAGTGGCGATCATGCAAAAGTAACCCAAGAAATTGCCGAAGAAGTGGGCATTAAGACGTACGAAGCAGGGCTCTTTCCTCATGAAAAAGCTGCATATATTGAAACGCTCCGTCAAAAAGGCCAAAGAGTAGTGATGGCAGGTGATGGCATTAACGATACTTTAGCGTTGAGTCAAAGCGAAATTGCGATTGCAATGGGGAATGGAGCTGATGTTGCGGTAGATATCAGTGATATTGTTCTGACCAATGATAGTATGCAAAGTTTGTATGAAGCGTTTGTTATCGCAAAAGCAAGTCTACGTGTGGTCAAAGAGAACTTATTCTTTTCGTTGCTGTACAATATTGTTACAATTCCCTTAGCCATGAGTGGGCATGTGATACCTTTATTTGCAGCCCTTTCCATGTCACTTAGTTCGTTGGTTGTTGTCGGTAATTCGATGCGCATTAAAAATGTTTTAAAAAGGTCGTAG
- a CDS encoding tetratricopeptide repeat protein, whose translation MFRSAIALLCLAVTLFGATHSVCVTERSDTARAKEAIEAILSTEPNNTECMLQLANIYLKQGKIAQGFEILVDAYSIDPHNVQKSRIATVLPFALKVSNLKQQAAKTNDKDIWNKLGDGYFEMGIFNEASKMYQKSLAVDDMQHMIRLKRALALQKNAQIYTAIEEVQIVLIKEPTHLYANYYMGKFLAYDLRNREEARDFFVRAKASLIAQKDTFGYLEYTNLLSDITKELGE comes from the coding sequence TTGTTTCGAAGTGCGATAGCTTTATTATGTTTAGCGGTGACTCTGTTTGGGGCAACACATAGTGTCTGTGTAACCGAAAGATCAGATACAGCAAGAGCAAAAGAAGCCATTGAAGCGATTTTAAGCACAGAGCCAAACAATACAGAGTGTATGCTTCAACTTGCCAATATCTATCTTAAACAGGGGAAAATTGCTCAAGGATTTGAAATCTTGGTGGATGCGTATTCGATTGATCCACACAATGTTCAAAAGAGCCGTATTGCTACTGTTCTTCCCTTTGCACTTAAAGTTTCCAATTTAAAACAACAAGCGGCCAAAACCAATGACAAAGATATTTGGAACAAATTGGGCGATGGTTATTTTGAAATGGGCATTTTTAATGAAGCTTCAAAGATGTACCAAAAAAGCCTTGCTGTGGATGATATGCAACATATGATTCGCCTGAAACGTGCACTTGCTCTTCAAAAAAATGCACAAATTTATACAGCGATTGAAGAGGTGCAGATTGTCTTGATCAAAGAGCCAACACACCTTTATGCCAACTACTACATGGGTAAATTTTTAGCGTATGACTTACGAAATCGTGAAGAAGCAAGAGACTTTTTTGTGAGAGCAAAAGCTTCTTTGATAGCGCAAAAAGATACGTTTGGCTACCTTGAATACACCAATTTACTCAGTGATATCACCAAAGAGCTTGGAGAATAA
- the gmhA gene encoding D-sedoheptulose 7-phosphate isomerase yields the protein MMEMIQREMLSHQAVIAKTIEHLQSHIYTACIIATEALKNGHKILLCGNGGSAADAQHIAAELSGRYKSERRGLPGIALTTDTSVLTAVGNDFGFDRIFDRQVEALAREGDVLIGISTSGHSKNVVRALSLARNMGCKTIGLSGRDGGVMNEFCDINIVVPSDDTPRIQEVHIMIGHIICQAIDDALSVK from the coding sequence ATGATGGAAATGATACAGCGTGAGATGCTCTCACATCAAGCAGTGATCGCAAAAACAATCGAGCATTTGCAAAGCCATATTTACACAGCATGTATCATTGCAACCGAAGCGCTTAAAAACGGTCACAAGATACTTCTGTGTGGCAATGGTGGTAGTGCGGCTGATGCACAGCATATTGCAGCGGAGCTTAGTGGGCGTTATAAGAGTGAACGACGAGGACTTCCAGGCATTGCATTAACCACCGATACTTCGGTTCTCACTGCTGTTGGCAATGACTTTGGGTTTGATCGTATTTTTGATCGCCAAGTCGAAGCATTGGCAAGGGAAGGGGATGTGCTGATTGGTATCTCTACGAGTGGGCATAGCAAAAATGTCGTACGTGCCCTTAGCCTTGCTCGTAATATGGGATGCAAAACGATAGGTCTTAGTGGACGTGATGGCGGTGTGATGAATGAATTTTGTGATATTAATATTGTTGTTCCAAGTGACGATACCCCTCGCATTCAAGAGGTGCACATTATGATTGGGCATATTATCTGTCAAGCGATAGATGATGCTCTAAGCGTAAAATAA
- a CDS encoding EAL domain-containing protein: protein MKLLKDTKELDPDIESTLIIINIDSFQNTNNFYGHNFGDKFLKVIGEWLRQNLPPIDATLYKFEADIYAILIRVPFNDYNLKKYLKKISMKITKDRIICDDVEVDTTLSIGAHQGKKSLLKLASIACKEAKNKRLPYIIYDKSSHKEAEYHHNMMMRHTLKEALAKDYVVPFFQPILNLHTNEIEKFETLMRIKKEDGTYYLPVEFLEVAKHSKIYSKLSMSLIQKAFETFQISSSSFSINLSYLDMTNIVTTTFILEKLEEFNVGPWVIFEILESDGIENYEAIAKFIDQVKSYGAKIAIDDFGSGYSNFERLTELRVDFIKVDGSLIKNIHQNEETKIIVKTIVNFAKELNIKTIAEYVHAEEVLACVKEIGIDYAQGFYIGKPNPQLPPTASH from the coding sequence CTGAAATTACTTAAAGACACGAAAGAACTTGATCCTGATATTGAGTCAACTCTGATTATTATCAATATTGACTCCTTTCAAAATACCAATAACTTTTATGGACATAATTTTGGTGATAAATTTCTTAAAGTGATTGGTGAATGGCTTCGCCAAAATCTTCCGCCTATTGATGCGACACTGTATAAGTTTGAAGCCGACATTTACGCCATTTTGATCCGTGTGCCTTTCAACGACTACAATCTCAAAAAATACCTCAAAAAAATCTCGATGAAAATCACCAAAGATCGCATTATTTGCGATGATGTCGAAGTCGATACCACCCTTTCCATTGGGGCACATCAAGGCAAAAAAAGTCTTTTGAAGCTCGCGTCCATTGCTTGTAAAGAAGCCAAAAATAAGCGTTTACCATATATTATCTATGATAAAAGTAGTCATAAAGAAGCAGAATACCATCACAATATGATGATGAGGCATACCCTCAAAGAGGCGCTTGCAAAAGATTATGTCGTTCCTTTTTTCCAACCTATTTTAAATCTCCATACCAATGAGATCGAGAAGTTTGAAACCTTAATGCGCATCAAAAAGGAAGATGGAACGTATTACCTTCCCGTAGAATTCTTAGAGGTTGCCAAACATTCTAAAATCTACTCTAAACTCTCCATGTCTCTCATTCAAAAAGCATTTGAAACTTTTCAAATCTCTTCAAGTAGCTTTTCTATCAACCTCTCTTACCTCGATATGACGAACATTGTTACCACAACATTTATCCTCGAAAAGCTTGAAGAGTTTAACGTTGGACCATGGGTTATTTTTGAGATCTTAGAGAGCGATGGTATTGAAAATTATGAAGCCATCGCCAAATTTATTGACCAAGTGAAATCGTATGGAGCCAAAATTGCCATTGATGATTTTGGCTCAGGTTACTCTAACTTTGAACGGCTGACCGAACTTAGAGTTGATTTCATTAAGGTTGATGGAAGTTTGATTAAAAATATTCATCAAAATGAAGAGACGAAAATCATCGTTAAAACGATTGTCAACTTTGCTAAAGAGCTTAATATCAAAACCATTGCAGAGTATGTCCACGCTGAAGAGGTTCTTGCGTGCGTTAAAGAGATCGGGATTGATTATGCGCAAGGTTTTTATATCGGGAAACCAAACCCACAACTTCCACCTACTGCTTCACATTAA
- the waaF gene encoding lipopolysaccharide heptosyltransferase II has protein sequence MRLFIELPTWLGDAIMTTPAIENIIEHYPNADITLFGSFVSTEALKSHPNVSHCIVDESKKAFSRFYWLYTLAHTLGAFDIAISFRSSLVSSFLLRCLDAKKKFHYQKNVFAGHQVEKYTQFIAKSLHVKTKALPLKLYQTPFHFERPTLGINPGATYGSAKRWYPEEFAKVAIHFADRYDIVIFGGPNEMDIAQEVEEQLKKSKITNVTNLAGKTTIQALIQTIAGLSLFVTNDSGPMHVAAAYQIPTVALFGPTRYKETSPWQNPNSTILSHDLVCAPCMKRECPIKTHACMRGIKAEEVILRLEHHLSLDR, from the coding sequence ATGAGACTTTTTATTGAACTTCCCACATGGTTAGGCGATGCTATCATGACAACGCCTGCCATTGAAAATATCATCGAACACTACCCCAATGCAGACATTACCCTCTTTGGTTCTTTTGTCTCCACAGAGGCACTCAAGAGTCATCCAAACGTTTCTCACTGCATCGTCGATGAAAGTAAAAAAGCATTTTCAAGGTTTTATTGGCTTTACACCCTAGCACATACTTTAGGAGCTTTCGATATAGCCATTAGTTTTAGAAGCTCATTGGTGTCATCATTTTTATTAAGGTGTCTTGATGCAAAAAAGAAATTTCACTATCAAAAAAATGTCTTTGCGGGACATCAGGTTGAAAAGTACACTCAATTTATTGCAAAATCTTTACATGTAAAGACGAAGGCTCTTCCTTTAAAGCTTTATCAAACGCCTTTTCACTTTGAGCGACCAACACTGGGGATTAATCCTGGGGCAACGTATGGAAGCGCCAAGCGGTGGTATCCAGAAGAGTTTGCCAAAGTGGCGATTCATTTTGCAGATCGCTATGATATTGTCATTTTTGGTGGACCAAATGAAATGGATATTGCACAAGAAGTTGAAGAACAACTCAAAAAAAGCAAGATTACCAATGTCACCAATTTAGCTGGTAAAACAACGATTCAAGCGTTAATTCAAACTATTGCAGGACTGAGTCTCTTTGTCACCAATGACAGTGGACCGATGCATGTAGCAGCAGCGTATCAAATCCCCACGGTTGCTCTGTTTGGACCAACACGGTATAAAGAGACATCTCCTTGGCAAAATCCAAACAGCACGATTCTTTCACACGATCTTGTCTGTGCCCCGTGCATGAAACGAGAGTGCCCCATCAAAACACACGCGTGTATGCGAGGCATTAAAGCAGAAGAAGTTATTTTACGCTTAGAGCATCATCTATCGCTTGACAGATAA
- the gmhB gene encoding D-glycero-beta-D-manno-heptose 1,7-bisphosphate 7-phosphatase: MQKAIFLDRDGVINVDKAYVSRVEDFEFCNGVFEALRYFQSLGYLLIIVTNQSGIGRGYYSEKDFETLTAWMLQELLHVNIKIDAVYHCPHAPEANCACRKPKSGMLKAAIEAFDIDVSQSWMIGDKPSDIEAAFGAGITQTILLHPIPSSTQAKYCVNFLLDTINLIKQ; this comes from the coding sequence GTGCAAAAAGCAATTTTCTTAGATCGCGATGGTGTCATTAATGTTGACAAAGCATATGTATCAAGGGTGGAAGATTTCGAGTTTTGTAATGGCGTTTTTGAAGCTTTACGTTATTTTCAATCTTTAGGGTATTTGCTGATTATTGTGACCAATCAATCGGGCATTGGACGAGGCTATTACAGCGAAAAAGATTTTGAAACATTAACCGCGTGGATGCTTCAAGAGCTTTTACATGTAAACATTAAAATCGACGCCGTTTACCACTGTCCGCATGCACCAGAAGCGAACTGCGCGTGTCGCAAACCCAAAAGTGGTATGCTTAAAGCAGCGATTGAAGCATTTGACATCGATGTGTCACAATCATGGATGATCGGCGATAAACCCAGTGATATTGAAGCCGCATTTGGCGCTGGCATTACACAAACAATTCTGCTTCATCCTATCCCTTCTAGCACTCAAGCTAAATATTGCGTTAATTTTCTTTTGGATACAATTAATCTTATTAAACAATAG
- the rfaE1 gene encoding D-glycero-beta-D-manno-heptose-7-phosphate kinase, whose translation MDRLRTYQPSILVIGDLMLDHYLWGKCERISPEAPVQVVDIQNESTVLGGAGNVVNNLLSLGANVSVLSVVGDDENGKELLCMLETLGADIKGIVKQTGRKTSKKSRVIASHQQVVRYDSESKEDITEASVKALLAQCENYLDTVDIIVLSDYGKGVLTQSFTCNVIALAKSHQKCILVDPKGDDYRKYSGATLLTPNKKEASIATKIVIKDDESLQKAGTLLKESLSLEYAIITLSEDGMAIFGDNFMKMPTVAREVYDVTGAGDTVLASLGYALSCGLSMKEAASFANKAAAVVVGKLGSAIVTLDEIDAYSHSLRGATAESKIKTKTEMVALLKATKNQKIVFTNGCFDILHVGHVKYLEIAKSFGDILIVGLNADDSIKRLKGQSRPINPLEDRAYILASLESVSYVVPFEEDTPLELISAIKPDILVKGADYEGKVVVGSDIAKEVRLVQFVEGKSTTKIIERAQQK comes from the coding sequence ATGGATAGATTAAGAACGTATCAGCCTTCCATTTTAGTCATTGGTGATTTAATGCTCGATCACTACCTTTGGGGAAAATGCGAACGTATCTCTCCAGAAGCTCCTGTTCAAGTTGTGGATATTCAAAATGAGAGCACGGTTTTAGGAGGTGCGGGCAATGTGGTCAACAACCTTTTAAGTTTAGGGGCTAACGTCAGCGTTTTGAGTGTTGTGGGAGATGATGAGAACGGCAAAGAGTTACTCTGTATGCTCGAAACCTTAGGGGCGGATATTAAAGGTATCGTGAAACAAACGGGACGTAAAACCAGTAAAAAAAGCCGTGTGATTGCGTCGCACCAACAAGTTGTGCGTTACGATAGTGAATCCAAAGAAGACATTACGGAAGCTTCAGTTAAGGCTCTTTTAGCGCAATGTGAAAACTATCTCGATACAGTAGATATTATTGTGCTTTCTGATTATGGTAAAGGTGTTTTAACACAAAGTTTTACATGTAACGTCATAGCGCTTGCAAAATCACATCAAAAATGCATTTTAGTAGACCCAAAAGGGGATGATTACCGAAAATACAGTGGCGCAACATTACTAACGCCCAATAAAAAAGAGGCGAGTATTGCCACAAAGATCGTCATCAAAGATGATGAAAGTTTGCAAAAAGCAGGGACTCTTTTGAAAGAGAGTTTGAGTTTAGAGTACGCAATCATCACACTCTCCGAAGATGGAATGGCTATTTTTGGCGATAATTTTATGAAGATGCCAACGGTCGCACGAGAAGTCTATGATGTCACAGGTGCGGGCGATACCGTTTTAGCCAGCCTTGGTTACGCACTCTCTTGCGGTCTTAGCATGAAGGAAGCTGCCTCGTTTGCCAATAAAGCGGCAGCCGTCGTTGTGGGAAAACTAGGAAGTGCTATCGTGACTTTGGATGAAATAGATGCCTATTCTCATAGCCTTAGAGGCGCTACAGCGGAGAGTAAAATTAAAACCAAAACAGAGATGGTTGCTCTTTTAAAAGCAACCAAGAACCAAAAAATAGTTTTCACCAATGGCTGTTTTGACATTTTACATGTAGGACACGTGAAGTACCTTGAAATTGCGAAAAGTTTTGGAGATATACTCATAGTTGGACTCAACGCCGATGATTCGATCAAACGTCTTAAAGGGCAAAGTCGTCCAATTAATCCACTGGAAGATCGAGCGTATATCTTAGCGAGCTTAGAATCGGTCAGTTATGTTGTCCCTTTTGAAGAGGATACACCACTGGAGCTTATCTCTGCCATCAAACCAGACATCTTGGTCAAAGGGGCGGATTACGAGGGTAAAGTAGTTGTGGGAAGTGATATTGCTAAAGAGGTACGACTCGTTCAGTTTGTTGAAGGTAAAAGTACCACAAAAATTATTGAGAGGGCACAACAAAAATGA
- a CDS encoding glycosyltransferase gives MTISAFTFIKNGEILGYPFVESIKSILPIVDEFVVNVGQSEDDTLKIIHAIDSPKIRIIESQWNNHMKDRGYVYGQQKMIAQFNCTGDWAFYLEGDEVVHEDDLDKIYACMKKYKDDADVEAIVFDYYHFYGNANSYLWSPAWYRKAPRIIKNSIRSYAPDGLFWLVLDKNKIGRYPKAVECGAKMYHYGWVRSEAQMNLKSEKVQQYWNKGHKTINYADIDGRIIQEFTGTHPKIVQEWLPKEKGVFQADKHHILTSKEKKHRMMLTLENLFGLELSKKHYKRIK, from the coding sequence ATGACAATTAGTGCGTTTACCTTCATCAAAAATGGCGAAATACTAGGATACCCTTTTGTAGAATCTATCAAATCTATTTTACCGATTGTCGATGAGTTTGTTGTCAATGTCGGACAAAGTGAAGATGACACACTCAAAATCATCCACGCGATTGATAGCCCCAAAATCAGAATTATAGAATCCCAATGGAACAATCATATGAAAGACCGTGGCTATGTTTACGGTCAACAAAAAATGATAGCTCAATTTAATTGTACAGGCGATTGGGCTTTTTACCTTGAAGGTGATGAAGTGGTTCACGAAGATGATTTAGATAAAATTTACGCATGTATGAAAAAATACAAAGATGACGCAGATGTCGAAGCGATCGTTTTTGATTACTATCATTTTTATGGCAATGCCAATAGCTATCTTTGGAGCCCTGCTTGGTACCGAAAAGCTCCTCGTATTATCAAAAATTCCATTCGTAGCTATGCTCCCGATGGGCTTTTTTGGCTTGTTTTAGATAAAAATAAAATAGGCAGATACCCCAAAGCGGTGGAGTGTGGCGCTAAAATGTACCATTATGGGTGGGTAAGAAGCGAAGCACAGATGAATCTAAAAAGCGAAAAAGTGCAACAATACTGGAATAAAGGGCATAAAACTATCAACTATGCAGACATTGATGGTCGTATCATCCAAGAATTCACAGGCACTCATCCAAAAATTGTACAAGAGTGGTTGCCTAAAGAAAAAGGTGTTTTTCAAGCAGATAAACATCATATTTTGACAAGCAAAGAGAAAAAACACCGAATGATGCTCACGTTAGAAAACTTGTTTGGGTTAGAACTGAGTAAAAAACACTACAAACGTATCAAATGA
- a CDS encoding c-type cytochrome, whose product MKKVCTILAIAAVSSLMAADGAAIYQSKCFSCHGDKASKAALNKSQIIAGWDAAKITAAVTGYKDGSYGAAMKGVMKPIASGLSDEDLKAVAATIASYK is encoded by the coding sequence ATGAAAAAAGTTTGTACAATTTTAGCAATTGCAGCAGTATCTAGTTTGATGGCAGCCGATGGCGCAGCAATCTACCAATCAAAATGTTTTTCCTGTCATGGAGACAAAGCTTCTAAAGCAGCCTTGAATAAATCTCAAATCATTGCAGGTTGGGATGCCGCTAAAATCACAGCAGCTGTTACAGGTTATAAAGATGGCAGTTATGGTGCAGCAATGAAAGGCGTCATGAAACCTATCGCTTCTGGACTTAGCGATGAAGATCTTAAAGCAGTCGCTGCAACAATCGCTTCATATAAATAA